In the genome of Salifodinibacter halophilus, the window GAACCGCTGAAGGCCTGCGCCTGCGAGGCGGTGTCGTCGACGTAGCCGTCGCTGCGGTTGGCGCTGAGCACGCCGCGCGCGGCCAGGGTCGGGCTCAGCGGCGCGTTGCCGTCCAGGCCCAGGCGCAAGCTGCCGTGGCTGCCGTAGCCGAGCAGCACTTCGCCGTTGCGGCCGTCGAGCTGCGCGCTCTTGGGCACGAAATTGATCGCGCCGGCCAGCACGCCTTCGCCGT includes:
- a CDS encoding TonB-dependent siderophore receptor, with amino-acid sequence GEGVLAGAINFVPKSAQLDGRNGEVLLGYGSHGSLRLGLDGNAPLSPTLAARGVLSANRSDGYVDDTASQAQAFSGS